Proteins from a genomic interval of Anatilimnocola floriformis:
- a CDS encoding glycosyltransferase family 4 protein, producing MIAESKQDQPLRIMFIVTVPMAFHFLKGHLEHLAAQGFDIHLVSSPGEQLDQFARTAPVEVHAVPISRTISPLQDLSTLWQLWSLMREVQPDIVHSYTPKAALLGTIAARLSQIAVVAISLFGLPQMARRGVMRWLLDATTRLSCWLADWVWTDSPSLRDYVLQQRLCSPAKLNVLHHGSVNGVDTLNNFSPERFSSAELAAARRRYDIPAGSEVLGFVGRLCRDKGINELLIAWQTLREIFPDLQLLLVGPREEGLTAESMELLQTDPRIKFAGMTREVALHLSLMDVFVNPSYREGFGVANLEAGAMALPVVSTRIPGCVDSVCDGVTGTLVPTRDPAALIAAITEYLTNRNLAQQHGQAGRLRAQEDFAPSALWSALERQYRTLLAQTNRSLESSVSPSLNATSAHVGD from the coding sequence ATGATCGCCGAATCGAAACAAGATCAGCCGTTGCGAATCATGTTCATCGTCACGGTGCCGATGGCTTTTCATTTTTTGAAAGGGCATTTGGAACATCTGGCCGCACAGGGTTTCGATATTCACTTGGTTTCGTCGCCGGGCGAGCAACTTGATCAGTTCGCGCGCACCGCGCCAGTCGAGGTTCACGCTGTTCCGATCAGTCGCACCATCAGCCCTTTGCAAGACCTCAGCACGCTGTGGCAACTCTGGTCGCTGATGCGCGAAGTGCAACCCGACATTGTCCACTCCTACACGCCGAAGGCTGCATTGCTCGGAACCATCGCCGCTCGGCTCTCGCAAATTGCAGTCGTGGCGATCTCACTGTTTGGCTTGCCGCAAATGGCTCGCCGCGGCGTGATGCGCTGGCTGCTCGATGCCACCACGCGGCTATCTTGCTGGTTGGCCGACTGGGTTTGGACCGACAGCCCTTCGCTGCGCGACTACGTGTTGCAACAGCGGCTGTGCTCGCCGGCAAAGCTCAACGTGTTGCATCACGGCAGTGTGAACGGCGTCGATACGCTGAACAACTTTTCGCCCGAACGATTCTCCTCGGCAGAACTGGCTGCTGCTCGACGGCGGTACGACATTCCTGCCGGCAGCGAAGTGCTGGGCTTTGTCGGCCGGTTGTGTCGCGACAAGGGAATCAATGAACTGCTGATTGCCTGGCAAACCCTGCGTGAAATTTTTCCCGATCTGCAATTGCTGCTGGTTGGCCCGCGCGAAGAAGGCTTGACTGCGGAATCGATGGAGCTGCTGCAGACCGATCCGCGGATCAAGTTCGCCGGCATGACGCGCGAAGTTGCCCTTCATTTGTCGCTGATGGATGTGTTCGTCAACCCTTCGTATCGCGAAGGCTTTGGCGTGGCGAATCTCGAAGCCGGCGCGATGGCGCTGCCTGTCGTCAGCACACGCATCCCCGGCTGCGTCGACTCTGTTTGCGACGGAGTGACCGGCACGCTGGTTCCGACCCGCGATCCCGCTGCGTTGATCGCCGCCATCACCGAATATCTGACCAATCGAAACCTTGCCCAACAGCACGGCCAGGCCGGCCGGCTGCGTGCTCAGGAAGATTTTGCTCCGTCTGCTTTGTGGTCTGCCTTGGAGCGTCAATATCGCACGCTGCTCGCCCAGACCAACCGTTCGTTGGAATCGTCCGTTTCCCCCTCGTTGAACGCCACCTCGGCCCATGTAGGAGACTAA
- a CDS encoding class I SAM-dependent methyltransferase yields MSTTSIQENANLATSAKAAAPSTHGHELYTSEEYLLRTAGTWHTEDSPFKATYVDRLRKKNKIMPSTTCEIGCGAGAILAELQKRWPGDCSFTGYEISEHAHELSKQYANPRLKFEMGDAFADSKTYDLVLTMDVIEHVEDCFGFLRQIRDKGQLKMYHFPLEITCTSALRDYYGRGYSLGHIHHFSQSSALEALRYTGHRVIDWCYTPVGLSCAKLFRTRMMNMLRYMLPQGFAQRTIGGYSLMVLCE; encoded by the coding sequence ATGTCGACCACTTCTATTCAAGAAAACGCCAACCTCGCCACTTCTGCCAAGGCCGCTGCCCCCAGTACACACGGTCACGAGCTGTATACCAGCGAGGAGTATCTGCTGCGGACAGCAGGGACGTGGCACACCGAAGATTCGCCGTTCAAAGCCACTTATGTCGATCGGTTGCGGAAGAAAAACAAGATCATGCCGTCGACGACCTGCGAAATTGGCTGCGGCGCCGGAGCGATCCTGGCCGAGCTACAGAAGCGCTGGCCCGGTGATTGCAGTTTTACTGGCTACGAAATCAGCGAGCATGCCCATGAGTTGAGTAAGCAGTACGCCAATCCGCGGCTGAAGTTTGAAATGGGCGATGCCTTTGCCGATTCCAAAACGTACGACCTGGTCCTGACCATGGATGTGATCGAGCACGTCGAAGATTGCTTCGGCTTTCTCCGGCAGATTCGGGACAAGGGGCAGCTGAAGATGTATCACTTCCCGCTCGAGATCACCTGCACGTCAGCCCTGCGCGATTACTACGGCCGGGGCTACAGCCTGGGGCACATTCATCACTTCTCGCAGTCGTCAGCGCTCGAAGCGCTGCGCTACACAGGCCACCGCGTGATCGATTGGTGCTACACGCCGGTCGGCTTGTCGTGCGCGAAGTTGTTCCGCACGCGGATGATGAACATGCTCCGCTACATGCTGCCGCAAGGTTTCGCCCAGCGGACCATCGGCGGATATTCGCTGATGGTGCTGTGCGAATAA